In Syntrophobacterales bacterium, a single genomic region encodes these proteins:
- a CDS encoding N-6 DNA methylase yields the protein MANVDIKQKISASLGAFGAGQLSANALNLFEALGYNTNRQAPFDKTNYATFKESFVIDQSKFHEDKALVQDWQYVDLLFQLSKDEVRRQISLFDTRKVDSTIIETYLFFTIALSKDQYSRTDLSNITREVNHLFPMPVMILFKYGQCLTLAVINRRQHKKDENKDVLEKVTLIKDIRIENPHRAHLEILSDLSFDELQGKYAFTNFVELHNAWQKTLDTKELNKSFYEELSNWYFWAMDYVSFPDDVEKNKDIRNATSLIRLITRIIFVWFIKEKSLIPDALFDRREMQKILKTFLNNRKSDIYYLAILQNLFFATLNQRMNERGFAREGTFQENRDNYGVKNLYRYAGDFAIGEKDVLALFKDIPFLNGGLFDCLDKEDDHDKVVYGDGFSRNPKKQAVVPDFLFFGEEEDYDLNAAYGTKNKRYKVKGLFNIFFAYKFTVVENTPVEEEIALDPELLGRVFENLLASYNPETQTTARKQTGSFYTPREIVNYMVDESLKAYLKQKLEAEAGMLPGDADAGLEILFSYTEKEHAFTARETKTLIDAIDNCKILDPACGSGAFPMGVLHKLALVLHKVDPQNAKWKERQISKARQIDDPTIREESIAHIEAAFANNELDYGRKLYLIENCIYGVDIQPIAVQIAKLRFFISLVVDQKKDSSRKNFGILSLPNLETKFVAANTLIGLDKPHILSQSKSTCESQLSLKNPEIEKLEDDLKALRHQYFNARTRREKLACQKKDRDLRKKISGLLEKDGWNKDSASQVAAFDPYDQNAYSPFFDSEWMFGWREGFDVVIGNPPYVTYKGKEKVNVKLEDVQLLIKLFSNSAEYKINSFALFTEKGVNLLKKHGLLSYIIPSTFLQNEYLKKIRKYLITEYHIPRIVSFGNKVFEAVTDSIILFAINSRNNLNTTAIRKNDLDFSYFDECKVYNSQIWDKAANDYIINIKATSDEDILLDRIESNSKTIDDFFDVYVGIVASGIKKFLADKRINSNYKRYLQGKHINKYVLNSEKLFINFITEELHSNTDERIYLQKEKILVRKTGNKLIAVLDTEQFYTDQSIYNVYPKKGQNSNLSIATGLINSCLMEYYFNKRMITNPDIFPYIKGIHLKKLPIIFPVTSLNINNFSNIVSYIHFLKKHNRGTTLFEHLINAIVYELYLPDQISAADAEVLRHLNNFSDLKDNWNDEMKIEVIEKVYKDLSNPNHPVSVAMSKMDTIEEIRIIEGKQ from the coding sequence ATGGCAAACGTTGATATCAAGCAAAAAATCAGTGCTTCTCTTGGGGCATTTGGCGCCGGTCAACTATCTGCCAACGCCCTGAATCTTTTTGAAGCGCTCGGCTACAATACCAACCGCCAGGCGCCGTTCGATAAAACCAACTATGCCACCTTCAAAGAATCCTTCGTTATTGACCAGTCCAAATTTCACGAAGACAAGGCGCTTGTCCAAGACTGGCAATACGTTGACCTGCTCTTTCAACTTTCCAAGGATGAAGTGCGCCGGCAAATATCGTTATTTGATACCAGAAAAGTAGATAGCACCATCATTGAAACATACCTCTTTTTCACTATCGCCCTATCTAAAGACCAATACAGTCGCACGGATCTCAGCAACATTACCCGCGAGGTGAACCATTTGTTCCCCATGCCGGTAATGATACTGTTTAAATATGGTCAATGTCTCACGCTGGCGGTCATCAACCGCCGCCAGCACAAGAAAGACGAAAACAAAGATGTTTTGGAGAAAGTCACTCTCATCAAAGATATCAGGATCGAAAACCCGCACCGGGCGCATCTGGAAATTCTATCCGATCTTTCCTTTGATGAGCTGCAAGGCAAATATGCCTTTACCAACTTTGTAGAACTGCATAATGCTTGGCAAAAAACACTGGATACCAAGGAGCTGAACAAAAGTTTCTATGAAGAGCTGTCCAACTGGTATTTCTGGGCGATGGATTATGTGTCCTTCCCGGATGACGTCGAGAAAAACAAGGATATCCGCAACGCCACCAGCCTGATTCGGCTGATTACCAGGATTATTTTCGTCTGGTTTATCAAAGAAAAAAGTCTAATTCCCGATGCCTTGTTTGATCGCCGTGAGATGCAAAAAATCCTCAAGACCTTTTTGAACAACAGAAAATCAGACATTTATTACCTCGCCATCCTGCAGAACCTTTTTTTCGCCACCCTCAATCAGCGAATGAACGAACGCGGGTTTGCCAGGGAGGGAACTTTTCAGGAAAATAGAGACAATTACGGCGTAAAAAACCTCTATCGCTATGCCGGAGATTTTGCCATTGGCGAAAAAGACGTTCTCGCGTTGTTTAAAGACATCCCCTTTCTGAATGGCGGGCTTTTTGATTGTCTCGATAAAGAAGACGATCACGATAAAGTGGTTTACGGCGACGGCTTTTCCCGTAACCCCAAAAAGCAGGCCGTTGTTCCGGATTTTCTGTTTTTTGGCGAGGAAGAGGATTATGATCTCAATGCCGCCTACGGCACAAAGAATAAACGCTATAAAGTCAAGGGCCTGTTCAATATTTTCTTCGCCTATAAATTCACCGTGGTGGAAAACACACCCGTCGAAGAAGAAATCGCGCTCGACCCGGAACTCCTGGGGCGTGTGTTTGAAAATCTTCTGGCCAGCTACAACCCGGAAACCCAAACCACAGCCCGCAAGCAGACGGGAAGCTTCTACACGCCCCGTGAAATCGTCAACTACATGGTGGATGAAAGCCTGAAAGCCTACCTCAAACAGAAGCTGGAAGCAGAAGCGGGAATGTTGCCGGGTGATGCCGACGCAGGTCTGGAAATACTATTTTCCTATACGGAAAAAGAGCATGCCTTCACCGCAAGAGAGACAAAGACGCTTATTGACGCCATTGACAACTGTAAGATCCTCGATCCGGCCTGCGGCTCCGGCGCTTTTCCCATGGGCGTTTTGCACAAACTTGCCCTTGTACTGCACAAAGTAGATCCGCAAAATGCAAAATGGAAGGAACGACAGATTTCAAAAGCCAGGCAAATTGACGATCCGACTATCCGTGAGGAATCAATTGCCCATATTGAAGCAGCCTTTGCCAACAATGAGCTGGATTACGGACGGAAGCTTTATCTGATTGAAAACTGCATATACGGCGTGGATATTCAACCGATTGCCGTTCAAATCGCCAAGCTTCGTTTTTTTATCTCGCTGGTTGTAGATCAGAAAAAAGATTCCTCCCGGAAAAATTTTGGAATCCTGAGCCTGCCGAACCTGGAAACAAAGTTTGTGGCGGCAAATACGCTGATTGGCCTGGATAAACCACATATATTAAGTCAATCAAAATCGACGTGTGAAAGTCAGCTCAGCTTGAAGAATCCTGAAATCGAAAAATTGGAAGATGATCTCAAGGCATTGCGGCATCAGTATTTCAACGCCAGAACGCGCAGAGAAAAACTGGCCTGCCAGAAAAAAGACCGGGATCTCCGGAAGAAGATATCTGGGCTCTTGGAAAAAGACGGCTGGAATAAAGACTCAGCCAGTCAGGTAGCGGCATTTGATCCTTACGACCAGAACGCCTACAGTCCTTTTTTCGATTCGGAATGGATGTTTGGGTGGAGGGAAGGTTTTGATGTGGTTATAGGGAATCCGCCATATGTTACATATAAAGGAAAAGAAAAGGTTAATGTTAAATTAGAAGATGTTCAATTGCTAATAAAGTTATTCTCCAATTCAGCAGAGTACAAAATAAACAGTTTTGCGCTATTTACTGAAAAAGGAGTAAATCTTTTAAAGAAACATGGACTCCTTTCTTATATCATTCCCAGCACTTTTCTCCAGAATGAATATTTAAAAAAAATTAGGAAATATCTAATAACAGAATATCATATACCCAGAATTGTAAGCTTCGGGAACAAAGTATTTGAAGCGGTGACGGATTCAATTATTCTATTTGCAATTAATTCAAGGAATAACTTGAATACAACTGCTATCCGGAAAAATGATTTAGACTTTAGCTATTTTGATGAGTGTAAAGTCTACAATTCTCAAATATGGGATAAAGCTGCTAATGATTATATCATAAACATAAAAGCGACTTCAGACGAGGACATTTTACTTGACAGGATTGAGTCCAATTCAAAAACGATTGATGATTTTTTTGATGTGTACGTTGGAATAGTTGCAAGTGGAATCAAGAAATTTCTTGCGGACAAAAGAATTAATTCTAATTACAAGAGGTATTTACAAGGCAAACACATAAATAAATATGTTCTTAATTCTGAAAAGCTATTTATAAATTTTATAACGGAAGAGTTGCATAGCAATACCGATGAAAGGATTTATCTACAGAAGGAAAAAATTCTCGTACGAAAAACAGGAAACAAATTGATTGCAGTGCTTGATACCGAACAATTTTATACAGATCAAAGTATATACAACGTTTACCCAAAGAAAGGACAAAACAGCAATTTAAGTATCGCTACTGGCTTAATTAACTCTTGTTTAATGGAATATTATTTTAATAAAAGAATGATAACAAATCCTGATATCTTTCCGTATATTAAAGGGATTCATTTGAAGAAACTCCCAATTATATTTCCTGTTACTTCATTAAATATAAACAATTTTTCGAATATCGTTTCTTATATTCACTTTCTCAAAAAACATAACAGAGGGACAACTTTATTCGAACACCTGATCAATGCCATAGTTTACGAACTCTACCTCCCGGATCAAATCAGTGCCGCTGATGCCGAAGTGCTCAGGCACCTAAATAACTTTTCGGATTTAAAAGATAATTGGAATGATGAAATGAAGATAGAGGTCATTGAAAAAGTTTACAAAGATCTATCCAACCCCAACCACCCCGTAAGCGTAGCCATGTCTAAAATGGATACGATTGAAGAGATACGAATCATAGAAGGGAAACAATAA
- a CDS encoding DUF4433 domain-containing protein, whose amino-acid sequence MNIQDIQELHYITHIGNLPSICKYGILSHKQAGGLSHVSVASPDVQERRAKKIIPGGLPLHAYVNLYFDARNPMMYVLQAKHADLCILRIDPAVMNLPGVIISDHNASSVYARFFPCPEGLKHLNRDMVFATSWTHPDNQIEEWEHKSIKCAEVLVPDKVVPKYLSGAYVSYNEALNSFQKTNASVSAIAKPYLFFR is encoded by the coding sequence GTGAATATTCAAGATATACAAGAGCTTCATTATATTACCCATATCGGTAATTTACCTTCGATTTGCAAATACGGCATTCTTTCTCATAAGCAGGCCGGTGGACTCTCTCATGTATCGGTAGCGTCTCCAGATGTGCAGGAAAGGCGGGCGAAGAAAATAATACCGGGTGGTTTGCCGTTGCATGCCTACGTCAATCTTTATTTTGATGCACGAAATCCGATGATGTACGTTTTACAGGCAAAACATGCCGATCTTTGTATTTTGCGGATCGATCCAGCGGTCATGAATTTGCCGGGAGTAATTATTTCAGATCATAACGCTTCAAGTGTTTATGCACGCTTTTTCCCATGCCCTGAAGGTTTGAAGCATCTTAATAGAGACATGGTTTTTGCCACATCATGGACACATCCCGATAACCAGATTGAGGAATGGGAACACAAATCCATTAAATGTGCTGAGGTGTTGGTGCCTGATAAAGTCGTCCCAAAGTATCTTTCAGGCGCTTACGTTTCCTATAATGAAGCGCTGAATTCTTTTCAAAAGACAAACGCTTCCGTATCTGCTATAGCTAAACCATATCTATTCTTCAGGTGA
- a CDS encoding macro domain-containing protein, which translates to MIDVLIADMFESKAQTLINTVNCVGIMGKGLALEFKNRYPDMFKDYVERCKRGEVKLGEPYIYTSLLTPWIINFPTKDHWRSVSNLKDIIKGLDYLLKHYREWGVTSLAVPPLGCGQGQLEWRIVGPTLYRYIKAMDIPVELYAPYGTPHEELKPDFLNRDGYAEKRTAEMPTAQWIKPAWIALVEILSRIEQQPYHWPVGRTTFQKIAFVATMEGLPTGLAFMKSSYGPFSPKLKELITRLVNHGLIKEEQLGRMFMVRTGQTFADARKAYADDIAKWEPIIEKNVDLFVRMNTTQAEIVSTVLFAGKELAKNGNDKPAETDVLSYVLQWKQKRRPALDASDIAHTIRNLAMLKWLNVQPSSNLPVPETAWL; encoded by the coding sequence ATGATAGATGTCTTAATCGCTGATATGTTCGAGTCAAAGGCCCAGACCTTAATTAATACGGTTAATTGCGTCGGTATTATGGGCAAGGGGCTTGCCCTGGAATTCAAGAACCGATACCCTGATATGTTTAAGGATTACGTGGAGCGATGCAAGCGGGGCGAGGTTAAGCTGGGTGAGCCGTACATCTACACATCCCTGCTGACGCCATGGATAATTAACTTTCCGACGAAGGATCACTGGCGTTCCGTTTCCAATCTGAAAGATATCATAAAGGGCCTGGATTATTTGTTGAAACATTACCGGGAATGGGGCGTTACTTCTCTTGCCGTGCCGCCTCTGGGATGTGGGCAGGGCCAACTGGAGTGGCGCATTGTAGGACCTACGCTGTATAGATACATAAAAGCAATGGATATTCCCGTTGAATTGTACGCCCCCTATGGCACGCCCCATGAAGAGCTGAAACCGGATTTCTTGAACCGTGATGGTTATGCGGAAAAACGGACTGCCGAGATGCCAACCGCACAATGGATAAAACCTGCCTGGATAGCCCTGGTCGAAATTCTTAGCCGGATTGAACAGCAACCCTATCATTGGCCGGTGGGAAGAACTACATTTCAAAAGATTGCCTTTGTGGCAACCATGGAGGGGTTGCCGACAGGTTTAGCCTTCATGAAAAGCAGTTATGGCCCATTTTCTCCAAAGCTGAAGGAATTGATTACCCGGTTGGTAAATCATGGACTAATAAAGGAGGAGCAGTTGGGCCGGATGTTTATGGTCAGGACGGGACAGACATTTGCCGATGCCCGTAAGGCCTATGCGGACGATATCGCAAAGTGGGAGCCGATTATCGAAAAAAACGTAGATTTATTTGTTCGCATGAACACGACACAGGCAGAGATTGTCTCAACAGTTCTTTTCGCCGGAAAAGAACTTGCCAAAAATGGTAATGACAAGCCCGCCGAAACCGATGTCCTGTCTTATGTCCTGCAATGGAAGCAAAAACGTCGCCCCGCCCTTGATGCCAGCGACATTGCCCATACGATCAGAAATTTAGCCATGCTTAAGTGGCTGAACGTTCAGCCCAGCTCCAACTTGCCGGTTCCGGAAACCGCATGGCTATGA